In Papaver somniferum cultivar HN1 chromosome 1, ASM357369v1, whole genome shotgun sequence, a genomic segment contains:
- the LOC113332542 gene encoding uncharacterized protein LOC113332542 → MRMKKTFATPLLFQSKLVCFSLVYLFTTLFLALYSSLSSTKCMFRSSPFDPIQTSLFSYPTTYGEHKYAIPTVRSSCNSPVFFSDYWVVLKEIEDLMQNSFSSSSLPKYMSRNGNSFGGNFSIQERMSYYNHVDDEVEVPCGFMKEFPVSNHDRIAMESCKGVVVVSAVFGDHDKIRQPKGLGSKTLETVCFFMFVDEHTYKGLNSHNLLTNTAEQEQNLGAWRIVRVFGELPYTNPAINGVIPKHLVHRLFPNSQFSIWLDAKLQLMVDPLLLIHSLVITENVDMAISKHPFFIHTLEEAMATARWKKWWDIDSLKNQMETYCENGMKPWSHKKQPYPSDVPDTALILRKHGVGNNLYSCLLFNELEAFNPRDQLAFAFVRDQMSPKLKMNMFEVEVFEQIAIEYRHTIKRVGGGSGQSKNVGLKTKMATSSLNLLPHNETSNRNGRKCEKYLLEMWGEVSHELN, encoded by the exons ATGAGGATGAAGAAAACCTTCGCAACACCTCTTTTATTCCAATCAAAACTAGTCTGTTTCTCTCTTGTTTATCTCTTCACAACTCTATTTCTTGCTCTGTATTCATCGCTTTCTTCTACTAAATGTATGTTCAGATCTTCACCCTTTGATCCGATCCAAACTTCACTATTCTCTTACCCTACCACTTATGGTGAACACAAATATGCAATCCCAACCGTCCGTTCTTCATGCAattcccctgttttcttctcag ATTATTGGGTCGTATTGAAAGAGATCGAAGATCTCATGCAGAATTCTTTCTCTTCATCATCACTTCCAAAATACATGTCACGAAACGGAAATAGTTTTGGCGGAAATTTTAGTATCCAAGAAAGAATGTCTTATTATAATCATGTAGACGATGAAGTCGAAGTTCCATGTGGATTCATGAAGGAATTTCCAGTTAGTAACCATG ACAGAATTGCCATGGAAAGTTGCAAGGGAGTAGTGGTAGTGTCAGCTGTGTTCGGCGACCACGACAAAATTCGGCAACCTAAGGGACTTGGatcaaaaaccctagaaactgTATGTTTCTTTATGTTTGTAGATGAACATACTTACAAAGGTCTTAACTCACATAACCTCCTTACAAACACAGCCGAGCAGGAACAAAATTTAGGTGCATGGAGAATAGTTAGAGTTTTCGGAGAACTTCCTTACACAAATCCTGCAATAAATGGAGTTATACCTAAGCATTTAGTACATAGACTGTTTCCCAATTCACAATTTAGTATTTGGTTAGATGCTAAATTACAGTTAATGGTAGACCCTTTGTTGTTGATACATTCTCTTGTCATAACGGAGAACGTCGACATGGCTATCTCTAAGCACCCCTTTTTTATTCACACATTAGAAGAAGCTATGGCTACTGCAAGATGGAAAAAATGGTGGGATATTGATTCATTGAAGAACCAAATGGAAACTTATTGTGAAAATGGAATGAAGCCATGGTCACACAAGAAGCAACCTTATCCTTCAG ATGTACCTGATACAGCATTAATACTACGAAAACATGGAGTTGGAAATAATCTCTATTCATGTCTGTTGTTCAATGAATTGGAAGCGTTTAACCCAAGAGATCAACTGGCTTTTGCATTTGTTAGAGATCAAATGAGCCCAAAGTTGAAGATGAATATGTTTGAGGTTGAAGTGTTTGAACAGATTGCCATTGAATACAGACACACCATTAAACGTGTTGGTGGTGGAAGTGGACAATCAAAGAATGTGGGATTAAAAACAAAAATGGCCACCTCTTCTTTAAATTTACTACCGCACAATGAGACTAGCAATAGAAATGGAAGGAAGTGTGAGAAGTATCTATTGGAAATGTGGGGAGAGGTTTCCCATGAATTGAATTGA